From a single Hippopotamus amphibius kiboko isolate mHipAmp2 chromosome X, mHipAmp2.hap2, whole genome shotgun sequence genomic region:
- the LOC130842068 gene encoding U2 small nuclear ribonucleoprotein B''-like produces MDIRPNHTIYINNMNDKIKKELKRSLYALFSQFGHVVDIVALKTMKMRGQAFVVFKELGSSTNALRQLQGFPFYGKLMRIQYAKTDSDIISKMCGTFADKEKKKAKTVEHTATTVNKKPGQGTPNSANTQGNATPNPQVPDYPPNYILFLNNLPEETNEMMLSMLFNQFPGFKEVLLVPGRHDICFVEFENDGQAGAARDALQGFKITPSHAMEITYAKK; encoded by the coding sequence ATGGATATCAGACCAAATCATACAATTTATATCAACAATAtgaatgacaaaattaaaaaagaactgaagagatccCTGTATGCCCTGTTTTCTCAGTTTGGCCACGTGGTAGATATTGTGGCTCTAAAGACCATGAAGATGAGGGGGCAAGCCTTTGTTGTATTTAAGGAACTGGGCTCATCCACAAATGCCTTGAGACAGTTACAAGGATTTCCATTTTATGGCAAACTGATGCGAATCCAGTATGCGAAAACAGATTCTGATATAATATCTAAAATGTGTGGCACTTTTgctgacaaagaaaagaaaaaagccaaaactGTGGAACACACTGCAACAACTGTGAACAAAAAGCCTGGTCAGGGAACACCAAATTCAGCTAATACCCAAGGAAATGCAACACCAAATCCTCAGGTCCCTGATTACCCTCCAAACtatattttattccttaataATTTACCAGAAGAGACTAATGAGATGATGTTATCCATGCTGTTTAATCAGTTCCCTGGTTTCAAGGAAGTACTTTTGGTTCCTGGGAGGCATGACATTTGTTTCGTTGAATTTGAAAATGATGGACAGGCTGGAGCTGCCAGGGATGCTTTACAGGGATTTAAGATCACACCTTCCCATGCCATGGAGATCACCTATGCCAAGAAGTAA